In Mercenaria mercenaria strain notata chromosome 15, MADL_Memer_1, whole genome shotgun sequence, a single genomic region encodes these proteins:
- the LOC123546114 gene encoding cell division cycle 7-related protein kinase-like, translated as MKEMMEVDQPPQRAENSGKKQKPARLPLDVQEEIDCLYEFVPEVEQHFEVIDKIGEGTFSSVFLARLKHYPEIDQLFALKHIIPTSHPSRIEGELRCLLEIGGCDNVMGVELCIRNRDHVVIVMQYFPHEKFQDYILHMSLQEVHDYIKNLLIALRRVHKFDIIHRDVKPSNFLCDRKTKRYALVDFGLAHKAPVCKKTENTEPATSTSTPVTSDTRKGILTQSQVELNNSATPENQMNSTKIDKNTPTSDFKSRQYTPPVSNSLFARRVKSPRRMLLAKRVLLAKEKQDDILSQRKTSSHRYQPTACQCFGKPQICSLCTARSNQNAPRAGTPGFRSPEVLIKCPDQSTAVDIWSAGVIFLSLLSGRYPFFRANDDLTALAQIISTFGSEAVKDAAKACGKNMICNPSQPHLDLRTMCMKLRTAPLSKQTSRKNKMSPEAEASWRHIPDSAFDLLSRLLDLNPFTRITAEEALKHSFFTDMECAS; from the exons ATGATGGAAGTAGATCAGCCTCCGCAGCGAGCAGAGAATAGTGGCAAGAAACAGAAGCCTGCTAGACTTCCAT TGGATGTGCAAGAGGAGATAGACTGCCTGTATGAGTTTGTGCCTGAAGTAGAACAGCATTTTGAAGTCATTGATAAAATTGGTGAAG GTACTTTTAGTTCTGTGTTTCTTGCAAGACTGAAGCACTATCCTGAAATAGATCAACTGTTTGCTCTGAAACATATAATACCTACCAGCCATCCATCCAGGATTGAGGGCGAATTACGCTGCCTGTTAGAGATTGG GGGTTGTGATAATGTAATGGGTGTGGAGCTGTGCATCAGAAACAGGGACCATGTTGTCATAGTGATGCAGTACTTTCCTCATGAAAAATTCCAG GACTACATTCTTCACATGAGTTTGCAGGAGGTACATGACTACATAAAGAACTTACTGATTGCTCTAAGACGTgtgcataaatttgatatcattcATAGAGACGTTAAACCAAGTAATTTCCTCTGTGACAGAAAAACTAAAAg ATATGCTTTGGTTGACTTTGGTTTGGCCCACAAAGCTCCAGTGTGTAAGAAGACAGAAAATACAGAACCTGCTACGAGCACATCAACTCCTGTAACCTCAGATACTAGAAAAGGCATACTCACACAGTCACAG GTTGAATTAAACAACTCTGCTACACCAGAAAACCAGATGAATTCCACAAAAATCGACAAGAACACGCCTACTTCAGATTTCAAATCGCGTCAGTATACTCCACCTGTCAGCAACTCTTTGTTTGCAAGACGTGTAAAGTCACCTAGACGAATGTTGCTAGCTAAGAGGGTGTTGTTAGCAAAGGAAAAACAAGATGATATTTTGTCTCAGCGTAAGACATCAAGCCATCGTTACCAGCCTACAGCTTGTCAATGCTTCGGAAAACCACAGATCTGTTCATTATGTACAGCAAG AAGTAACCAGAATGCTCCACGGGCTGGTACCCCAGGATTTAGGTCACCTGAGGTACTCATAAAGTGTCCAGACCAGTCTACTG CTGTGGACATCTGGTCAGCTGGTGTGATATTTCTGTCACTGTTGAGTGGTAGATACCCATTTTTCCGTGCTAACGATGACCTGACAGCCCTGGCACAGATCATCAGTACATTTGGTAGTGAAGCGGTGAAAGATGCTGCTAAAGCATGTG GTAAGAACATGATATGTAATCCAAGTCAGCCTCACCTAGATCTGAGAACAATGTGTATGAAACTTCGAACTGCTCCACTCAGTAAACAGACATCTCGGAAAAACAAAATGTCTCCAGAGGCTGAAGCTTCATGGAGACACATCCCAGACTCCGCCTTCGATTTGTTGTCACGGTTACTTGACTTGAATCCATTTACACGAATCACAGCAGAGGAAGCTTTGAAACATTCATTCTTTACAGACATGGAGTGTGCCAGTTAG